The sequence below is a genomic window from Sulfuracidifex metallicus DSM 6482 = JCM 9184.
AGATTTTCTAAGTCGCTTGCAGTAAAGGCTTTTCAGGACATTTTAAATAAGCTCTCTTCCGCTGATATGATAGTAATTATTACTACATTATCGGAACGCATGGAGAAATCCAAACTTTACCTCAGATTTGATAAACAATATTTAGTGGCTAAAGGAGAGCTCACTTTAAAGGAGGGCAATGACGTTGTAAGGATAATGGTCTCATTTAATGGGCCATATAAAGAAGTTATTAAGGAGTTGAAACAAATTGCTAGCAATAGAGCCATGCATAATGAAGCCAGATCTACAAAGTTATCTTAATGTTTTAGGCTATTCCTCTGGCTTAGTTGAAGCAAAAACTTCTAGTTATTCTAAGTTCACACGATATACACTCCATAAGGGAGAAATAAAGAACTTTAGAAATATAATGCAAAAAAATAGAAATACGATATTATTTTCTAAGCCATATGATATAGAAACGCTTAGATTCTCTGTTCTAACTTCTGAGATTTCTGGGATCACCGTTGATGATAGTAACATCAAGATATTCAGGAAAGCTATGTTGAATTTAATAAACTATAATAAGAAAATAGTGGAGATTTCTCTGAAGTCAAGTTCATTTGTGATTAGTAGAGCAATATCTTGGGGTTATAAATGGAGTTTTCCCCTGATTTTTTCCTCTTTTGCTCAAGAATTTAATGAAATTTGGCCATTAGTTTCTAAGATAAATTACCTAATAGTTCACGGTGCATCTCAAGTGCAAGCTTACAAATGGGTTTTAAATGATCCGTTCAAACTCTTTTCGAATGAATGATGTTACAACTTTTAATTGATATTCTATTTA
It includes:
- a CDS encoding RNA-binding domain-containing protein, whose amino-acid sequence is MKISLLTISVFCHETEDLGKIRKSIELVIPSAVEGEIRSDQVKGHFGNYITLLEYRFSKSLAVKAFQDILNKLSSADMIVIITTLSERMEKSKLYLRFDKQYLVAKGELTLKEGNDVVRIMVSFNGPYKEVIKELKQIASNRAMHNEARSTKLS
- a CDS encoding RNase P p30-like protein; the protein is MLAIEPCIMKPDLQSYLNVLGYSSGLVEAKTSSYSKFTRYTLHKGEIKNFRNIMQKNRNTILFSKPYDIETLRFSVLTSEISGITVDDSNIKIFRKAMLNLINYNKKIVEISLKSSSFVISRAISWGYKWSFPLIFSSFAQEFNEIWPLVSKINYLIVHGASQVQAYKWVLNDPFKLFSNE